ATAAGGCAAGTGAAGCGAATAAGTGGATAACAGGAAGTGTTAAAAGTGCAACTTGGGAACAGGTTCAAATAATTATTCCAGTGATACTGGCACTTCTACTTATCACAATTTTTATTACACGACAATTAAATGTACAAGAACTGGGTGATGATATGGCGGGGAGCTTAGGACAATCTGTTCAAAAAACACGTCTCCTTTTATTAATCCTAAGCTCGAGTTTAGTAGCTAGCGCCATTTCTTTCGCTGGTGCAATAGGGTTTGTCGGTTTAATGGCACCACATATTGCTCGACGCATTGTAGGTCCATCATTTAGTGTTTTAATACCAACATCCGCAGCAATAGGCGCATTACTCGTTATGGTTGCAGACATTATTGGTCGCACTGCATTTAGTCCATTAGAAGTACCAGCTGGTGTATTTACCGCTGCCATTGGTGCTCCTTACTTCATCTATTTATTATTTAGAAACCCTAGGAAATAAAGGAGTCAGATTGCATGACTGTATCTATAGAAACAAAATCACTTACACTTAGTTATGGTGATATAAACATCATTGAAAATCTAGATTTGTCTATTCCAATGAATGAGATTACCGTGTTAATTGGTGCCAATGGTTGCGGAAAATCTACGCTTTTACGCTCAATTGCACGATTATTAAAACCGAAGCAAGGATCTGTATTATTAGATGGATCGGATATTTTTAAGTTATCAACAAAACAAGTAGCAAAAAAACTCTCCATTCTCCCTCAGTCACCCGTGGCACCGGAGGGATTGACAGTTCTACAACTTGTTAAACAAGGTCGTTATCCTCATCAAAGCTGGAGAAAACAATGGACACCAAAAGATGAGGAAATAGTTTTGAATGCATTAAAAGCAACTGGTGTTGACCACCTTCAAGATAAATCCGTGGACGAGCTTTCTGGTGGTCAACGTCAACGCGCATGGATTGCGATGACTCTTGCCCAAGATACAGATATAATTTTGTTAGATGAACCAACAACATACTTGGATTTAACACATCAAATAGAAGTATTAGATCTGCTATTTGAATTGAATCAACAGCAAAATCGAACAATTATTATGGTCCTTCATGATATAAATCTCGCATGTCGTTATGCCGATCACATCATAACTGTTCGTAATCAGACAGTATTTAATCAAGGAAAACCTAAAGAAATAATGACTTCCACATTGGTAAAACATGTATTTGATCTTAAATGTAAAATGATTGATGATCCGATCTTCGGTACACCTTTATGTATTCCATATGGTAAAGGGCATAAAATCTAAAATATGGCACTTCTTGTTCGATTTTGAACAGGAAGTGCCTTATTTATTTAACTATACCTTATTCTTTTTCACGGAGCAGCCTCAATATACATTTCATATATGAATTGCTTCATCCACCCAAACGCGTGCTTCTTCATAGATCGGTAAAATCTGATCTACCGAAATGTTTAATTGTCGCGCTAGAGGTTCGATTTCCGCCCAATTTAATTTGCTTAGCGCAATGCTAAATTGCAAATATGGCATCATTTCTGTCTCGGCACCGCTAATCGTTTCTATAATATTTTCCGCTAAAGGCAGTTGCACTAAAATCGAATTGATTGGACGATTTAATAATGCATCTATTAATGAAAATAATCCAATTAAAAAATACTCTGAATAATTATTTTGATAATTTAATCGCGCACATTTTTCGCATACTTTCGCTCTGAATAACGACGCATACATTAATTCATTGAATATCTCGCCTTTTTGCTGTATATCTGACTCGTGCATCGCTAGTAAGTAAATCCATATTCGAAGCTCTGTTAGCCCTAGTAATAATATTGCCTGCTTAATAGAACGAACTTTCGATTTCGAACGCTTTGATGAATTATTAATTAGCTTTAATAGGCGATAGGTTAATGAGATTTCCCGTTCGATATATTCAACTAACATATCAATATTCGTATTTTCATCACGCAATAACGAAATAATTTGGAAATATTGAAATAGGTTTGCTGGTATGTCTGTAGCTTTTAAAATTTGCGGTTGTTGAAAGAAATAACCTTGAAACAATGAATACCCTGAATTCTTTGCCTGTTCATAATCCTCACGTGTTTCTACTTTTTCTGCAAGTAGTTGAATATGCGGGAATTTGGCTTTTACTTTATTTTCAATAATGGCTCTCTCTTGTTCTGATGTCTGTATAAAATCTACTTTAATATAGTCTACTAACTCAAACAAATTGTCATAGATGAGCACGCTTTCGTCCATAGTAAAATCATCTAATGCTAGTTTAAAACCATCGCGCTTTATTGTTTTAAGTCGATCAATTAAAGCTGGAGTAATTGGGATATCCTCTAAAAGTTCAATCACTACTTTTGTCGGATTTAAAAAATGAAGCTCCTCCTGCATAATCAAATTTTCCGTAAAATTGATAAAAGATGGGAGCCCATTCGATACTTCCTGAAAACCAATCTTTATAAACGAATTGATCAAAACATCTATGGTCGCTTTATCGGAATCAATTTGGGAAAATTTATTTACACCATTGTTTCGATATAAAAGCTCATACGCAACAATTTCTTCTTCACTATTAAATATAGGTTGCCTGCCGATGAAAACTTCCATGTTAAATTCCCTTCCTCAATTTTATATAGATTCATTGTATTTTTCTTATTTTCCATTGTACTATAAAGTAGATTAACAAAATATAGGAGGTTGTAATTGTGAACACTATAAAATATGAGCAAAAAGATTTTATCGCCTATGTTACATTAGATCGTCCTGATATGTTAAATGCTTTTAATTTTGAAATGCTAGAGCAATTGCGCAAAGTAATTGAATCGATTCAAATTCACCCTGATATTCGACTTGTAATTATTACCGGCGCTGGTGATAAAGCCTTTTCAGTTGGAGCGGATTTAAAGGAACGTAAAACTTTGCCTGATACACTTGTTAAACGAAATTTAAATCGCTTTGGGGAAGTGTTTTCACTTATTGAGCAATTGCCACAGCCCACAATTTGTGTCATGAATGGCTATGCTTTTGGTGGTGGTCTTGAACTAGCGCTTGCTTGTGATTTCCGTATTGCCGCAGATTCCATTACACTTGGCTTAACTGAAACAAGCCTCGGGATTATCCCAGGCGCTGGTGGTACACAACGTTTACCGCGCTTAATCGGCGAAGCAAAGGCACTAGAATTAATCTTAACTGCCAAACGTATGACAGCCACAGAAGCACTACACTATGGCGTTGTCACAAAAGTTGCACCAAGAGAACAGTTACATGAGATGACGGCAGAGTTCGCTGCAGTCATTTTAAAAAATGCACCAATCGCCATTCAACAGGCAAAATTTGCTGTAAAGCAAGGCATGAAAACAGATATTCAAACCGGCTTACAAATAGAACGCAAAGCTTATGAACTTACGATTCCAACAGAAGATCGCATTGAAGCACTTAACGCCTTTGCAGAAAAAAGACCTCCTCAGTTTCGAGGGAAATAAGGTCGTTAAATGCTTATGAATACTTTATGTATTTCTCTTTCTATATTCATAAAACAATAGTTAATATAAAAGGGCATCGCTAAATGTTTAGCAATGCCCTTTCCATTATTTTTTACGTGCTTTTAGTGCACCAATAATTGCTGGTAATACTGAAATCACAATAATTAAAATAAGTACTAACGAGAAGTTTTCTTTAATAATTGGAATATTACCGAAGAAGTAGCCGAGTAGCGTACAACTCATTACCCATAAAAACGCACCTAATACGTTATAGAATAGGAAGTAACGATAGTTCATGCGACTTGCACCGGCAACAAACGGAATGAATGTACGAATAAATGGCATGAAACGTGCAATAACAATCGTTTTACCGCCATGTTTATTAAAGAAGCGCTGTGCAATTTCTAAACGCTCACGATTAATAACTCGTCCGATAAAACTGTTTTCCGGGATAGACATCCCTACTTTATGTCCAATATGATAATTGACTGTATCCCCGAGAACTGCTGCCACGAAAAAGATAATCAATAAAGTATATAAATTAAATGCACCTAATGCGGCCAGAGTACCACTCGCAAATAATAGTGAATCCCCCGGTAAAAATGGCATAATCACTATGCCTGTTTCAACGAACACAATCGTAAATAAAATCCCGTACGACCAATTCCCAAACTGTTGGATAATTTCAACAAGATGTTCGTCGATGTGTAAAATAAAATCAATTAACCCATAAATGATTGACATCGTTACTCTCTCTTTTCTGCTAAATTATTTTTTTATTTTACCATACTATGAAAGTGATGGTTGATTATTTCGTCTATGTAAAGACGTTTAGTACGTTGAATTGTTGCCACAACTCAATGTTTGCTAAACAAATTTACAAAACTGTAATATTACTTTGCAATTAGAAACAAAATGAAAAGGGCATCCACTTTCGATGGATACCCTTTTTTCATGTTATAAATATTTTTCAAACCAACCGGTAATTTGAGCTAAACGCTCTACTCGTAAGCTCGGAATCCCTGTACGTGATAAGTTATGGTCACTTTCTGGGAAGCGAACAAATCCTACTTCTTTCCCCATACGTTTTAGCGTAATGTATAATTGCTCTGCTTGCTCTATTGGACAACGGAAATCACGTTCGCTATGCAAAATTAATAGCGGTGTTTCCACATTTGTTGCGTACTTTAATGGTGAATGATGCCAAAGCTTTTCGACATTATTCATATCGGCAAGCATTTGCCATTCTGTGAAGTAATAGCCAATATCCGATACCCCATTAAAACTAATCCAGTTTGAAATTGAACGTTGTGTTACCGCTGCTTTAAAGCGGGTAGTATGTCCTACCACCCAGTTTGTCATGAAGCCACCGTAGCTACCACCCGTTAAGCCAAGACGCTCCTCATCAATCCAATCATAGTTGGCTAACGCATAATCTAATCCAGCCATAATATCTTCATAGTCTCCGCCACCATAATCACCGCGCACTGCATCTACAAAGCCTTGCGAATAGCCATGACTACCACGTGGATTTACATATAAGACGCCATAGCCTTGAGCTGCTAATAGCTGCATTTCGTGGAAGAATGTGTTGGCATAAAGTGTATGCGGTCCGCCATGAACTTCCACAATTAGTGGATACTTTTCGCCCGCAATGTAATTTGCTGGTTTCATAATCCATCCATGCACAGTGAAGCCATCTTTTGTTGGATAAACAATTGCCTCTGGTGTTGAAAGTGCTGTGTTTGCTAGAAATTCGGCATTAAATGTTGTTAATTGTTTGCGCTCACCTGTTGTAATATCAAAATCAAATAGCTCTCCAGGAAATGTTGGATTTGATACGGTCATTAATGCACGATTACCATTTTTAAAAATCGCATAGCCATATACGTGTTCATTTTCAGGGGATGCCGGATAAATCGCTCCTTCAAGCGTTGCATAATACAAACGAACATCACCTTCTGTTGACACTTGGAAATACAAATCATTGTTTTCCGTCCACATGACAGTTGGTGCTGATGCAGCTTGTTGAGTGTCTCCTACCGCATAATCTCCTACTGGTACATCAAACATTTCTGTTAGCTTTTGTATATTTTTTGATTGTGTGTCGTAAATATAGACATGACCATGCGTTGCGTTTTTAAATGTTTGATCTGAACCACCAAATGCAATATAGCGGTCATCAAATGAAAACGCAGCGTCTCCATAATAACCATCTTCCTCGATTAACATTATTTCTTCTTTTGTGTCCACATCTACTAAATAAAGTGGTGTGCGGAATACATCATCAGTGTTGTCAACTCTGTTTACCGCTACTACTAGCGTTTTCCCATCATGTGAAATTCCTTGTAAGCTATGTGAATAAGGTGCATCTGTATATGCCGTTACTTCTTTTGAGCCCAATTCAACAACAGCAATTTGTGCATGACGATTTTGAGGTAATAGCCCTAAACTATCGGCTTTATACTTCATTTTGTCGACTACAAATGCTTTCGGAAATTTTTTATCTTCCTTTTCTTCCTCGTCCGTAATTGCTAGTCCTTCTTTGACTGAAGTTGTCAGCCAAATCTTTTCACCACATGGGCTCCATAAAAATGAATTAACCCCATTTGGTAATGTCGTAATTTCTTGTGCTTCGCCTCCGCGACTATTTAATAAATAGAGCTGTTGTTTTTCGCCACGCTTCACTAAAAATGCCACTTGTTTACCATTCGGCGACCAAGCTGGACTTGAGATTCGTTCGTTTCCAAATGTCCATTGTGTCAAATTGCCTGATGCTAATTCAATGTGAAATAAATGGGCATTATAATTATTTTCTTTTTCGTTAATTTGTGTGTGAATGAATAGCGCTTCCTGCTCATTTGGAGCTAGCACTGGATTGGTAATCGATTGTAGTTCAAATAAGCTTTCTTTTGTTACAAAGTTAGTCATAAGTCACCTCGTTATTATTTCGGATTACGTAATATTTAGTTTACCAATTTTTGCATCAAAATTCAAAGTAAAAAATAAATAACACTTACCACCAATCGAAGCGGTAAGTGTTGACTTATTAGGCTTTCATCGCTTCTTTTAACGAACGACGCAAAATTTTACCTGTCGTATTTTTTGGTAACTCATCAATAATTTCGATGACTGTAGGTACTTTATATTTTACGATATGCTGTGCGCAGTATTCTTGAATATTTTCTACTGTTAATGAAGGATCTTTTAGCACAACATAAGCATGCACTGCCTCACCGAAGTTTGGATCTGGGAAGCCGACAACAGCCGCTTCTACAATACCGCTGTGTGAATATAACACTTCCTCTACTTCACGAGGATATACATTAAAACCACCTACAATAATTAAATCCTTTTTGCGATCCACGATAAAGAAATAATCTTCTTCGTCTTTTCGTGCTAAGTCACCTGTATATAGCCAGCCATCGCGAATTGTAACTGCTGTTTCTTCTGGCATTTTATAATAGCCCTTCATCACATTTGGTCCGCGAACGATTAATTCGCCTACCTCACCAATTGCGACTTCTTGACCAGTTTCATCAACGACTTTATTTTCCACATTAATAATTGCTTGTCCGATTGAACCAGGCTTACGGTCACGATCAATTGGATTAAAACAAGTAACTGGTGAAGCTTCTGACAGACCATAACCTTCTGAAATTCGTACATTAAACTTATTTTCAAAGTTATGTAGTAATGATACTGGCAATGATGATCCGCCTGAAATCGCTACGCGTAATGTAGATAATGCGCTTACTTCGCCACCTTCAAATTGGTATAAGAAGTTAAACATTGTCGGTACGCCTGCAAATACCGTTGCTTTATAAGTAACAGCTAACTCAAAAATTTCACCTGGGCTAAAGCGTGGCGCTAATAAAATTGTAGCCCCACGTGTTAATGGTGCATTCACTACTACCGTTAATGCGAATACGTGGAATACCGGTAACGTGGCAATAACACGATCTTCATGTGTCATTTTTAAATAATCACCAATATCACGGGCATTTGAATAAAGATTATTATGTGTTAACATCGCACCTTTCGGATGACCTGTAGTACCTGATGTATACAAAATAATCGCTGTATCATCTGGTGACACTTCTACTGGGTCAACAGAACGTGTTGCCCCCGATAACACTTGTGTAAATAATTTTGTCTTCACTTTCACTGCGTCAGATAACGCTGCATATTTCTCCCCAATATCTGGTGTCGTTTCGCATATAATGTAATTTGTCACTTGTGGGAATCCTTGCACCCCTGCCTCCACAAGTGGCAATAACATATCTAGTGCGATAACAACCTTTACATCACCATTTTTAATAATGTACGAAATTTCGTCTGCTGTATAAATTGGGTTGATTGGAATAGCAACTGCCCCAATACGCATTGACGCGTATAAACTAATGATAAAATGCGGTGTATTGCCGAGTAAAAGGGCGATATGATCTCCCTTTTGTACACCTAAATCTTCTAGAGCTCCAGCAAAACGTGAAACTGTTTGCTCTAATTCTCCATAAGAAGTGCCTTTCCCTAAAAAGTGATACGCTGTTTTTTCTGGTTGTTCGAAAGCTTGTTGTCGTACTTTTTCAACTAAATTCAATACACCCATCCCCTTTTCACATAAAATGAAAGAATATTCACTTTAATAGAAGTATAAAATAAGTATATTAATAAAACAACATCAATTTCTGCGTTATTACATAAATATTGTTTTTAATACACCTTTTTCTATTTTCCATTACCCACTAATATGCGAAATATAGCGCCAACGAATTAAGAAGAAATAGACAATTTGGATGAATATAAAGCACGTAAATGAAAATACCACCTCTTTTACGATTGACAAATTCATATAATCATTTAACACCATTTGCACGACATAAAATGCAAATGCGCTGTGCATCAGGGCTAATCCCCACGGTAAGAAAAATTGAATGACTAAATTCCGAGTGACAATTCGCTTCATCTCTTTGTCTGTTAACCCAATTCGCTTTAATGTATTAAACTGCTTTTTCTCACGATCTAAGTTTGCATAAATTTTGAAATACACAAAACTACCTGAAGCAAGTAAAAATACAGCAACCACCAAAATTCCAACAATTGTCAATAATGAATACGTAGCTAATATATAAGAATAATTTAGCCCTGCATTTTCAAAATAAAATGGCAATGAGTAATTTCTATTCAGCACATACTCGCTTGCGACCATTTGCTGAATACCTAGTCCTACAAATTCGGTTTCAGCCCAATTCGGAATATCAAACGTAAATAAATGGTAGCCAGGCTCAACATCTGGTGCACGTTCGAATTCATTTACTAGCTTTTCAAAATCTTCGTCACTAATAATAATCGAATTACTACTAATCATCGCCGCTGGGAAAAACATTTTCGGGTACACACTATTAATCGTTAGTGCTACATTATTTTCCTTCAATGTTGTATGGACAACCGTTTCACGAAGCTCTTTTATTGAATCCTCCGAATACGGAATGAACATTGCTTCTCCACTATTCAAACTAACAAGCGGGTATTTATATGAAAACAGTAAATGATTAACATCAGTTTCCCGAAAAACCTCTACTGGATTCGATGTAAAAGTAGACGTTTGACGCACTACGGAAAAGCGTGTCATATGATAACTAATACCGTTTTGTTCTAAATCCTTAATAATTGAAAGTACATGTTCGATTTCATAAGGATTATCGATTTCCCCCTTATAAATAATGCCAATTGGGTTAATTTTGTCATATTGAGATGTGTAGGATGACATCGCAGATAACACACCTACTGTCAAAAACGCCAATGTCGAAACAAGTGTCACGACAAAA
This portion of the Solibacillus daqui genome encodes:
- a CDS encoding ABC transporter ATP-binding protein, with protein sequence MTVSIETKSLTLSYGDINIIENLDLSIPMNEITVLIGANGCGKSTLLRSIARLLKPKQGSVLLDGSDIFKLSTKQVAKKLSILPQSPVAPEGLTVLQLVKQGRYPHQSWRKQWTPKDEEIVLNALKATGVDHLQDKSVDELSGGQRQRAWIAMTLAQDTDIILLDEPTTYLDLTHQIEVLDLLFELNQQQNRTIIMVLHDINLACRYADHIITVRNQTVFNQGKPKEIMTSTLVKHVFDLKCKMIDDPIFGTPLCIPYGKGHKI
- a CDS encoding EAL and HDOD domain-containing protein; protein product: MEVFIGRQPIFNSEEEIVAYELLYRNNGVNKFSQIDSDKATIDVLINSFIKIGFQEVSNGLPSFINFTENLIMQEELHFLNPTKVVIELLEDIPITPALIDRLKTIKRDGFKLALDDFTMDESVLIYDNLFELVDYIKVDFIQTSEQERAIIENKVKAKFPHIQLLAEKVETREDYEQAKNSGYSLFQGYFFQQPQILKATDIPANLFQYFQIISLLRDENTNIDMLVEYIEREISLTYRLLKLINNSSKRSKSKVRSIKQAILLLGLTELRIWIYLLAMHESDIQQKGEIFNELMYASLFRAKVCEKCARLNYQNNYSEYFLIGLFSLIDALLNRPINSILVQLPLAENIIETISGAETEMMPYLQFSIALSKLNWAEIEPLARQLNISVDQILPIYEEARVWVDEAIHI
- a CDS encoding enoyl-CoA hydratase-related protein, whose protein sequence is MNTIKYEQKDFIAYVTLDRPDMLNAFNFEMLEQLRKVIESIQIHPDIRLVIITGAGDKAFSVGADLKERKTLPDTLVKRNLNRFGEVFSLIEQLPQPTICVMNGYAFGGGLELALACDFRIAADSITLGLTETSLGIIPGAGGTQRLPRLIGEAKALELILTAKRMTATEALHYGVVTKVAPREQLHEMTAEFAAVILKNAPIAIQQAKFAVKQGMKTDIQTGLQIERKAYELTIPTEDRIEALNAFAEKRPPQFRGK
- a CDS encoding DedA family protein, with the protein product MSIIYGLIDFILHIDEHLVEIIQQFGNWSYGILFTIVFVETGIVIMPFLPGDSLLFASGTLAALGAFNLYTLLIIFFVAAVLGDTVNYHIGHKVGMSIPENSFIGRVINRERLEIAQRFFNKHGGKTIVIARFMPFIRTFIPFVAGASRMNYRYFLFYNVLGAFLWVMSCTLLGYFFGNIPIIKENFSLVLILIIVISVLPAIIGALKARKK
- a CDS encoding S9 family peptidase — encoded protein: MTNFVTKESLFELQSITNPVLAPNEQEALFIHTQINEKENNYNAHLFHIELASGNLTQWTFGNERISSPAWSPNGKQVAFLVKRGEKQQLYLLNSRGGEAQEITTLPNGVNSFLWSPCGEKIWLTTSVKEGLAITDEEEKEDKKFPKAFVVDKMKYKADSLGLLPQNRHAQIAVVELGSKEVTAYTDAPYSHSLQGISHDGKTLVVAVNRVDNTDDVFRTPLYLVDVDTKEEIMLIEEDGYYGDAAFSFDDRYIAFGGSDQTFKNATHGHVYIYDTQSKNIQKLTEMFDVPVGDYAVGDTQQAASAPTVMWTENNDLYFQVSTEGDVRLYYATLEGAIYPASPENEHVYGYAIFKNGNRALMTVSNPTFPGELFDFDITTGERKQLTTFNAEFLANTALSTPEAIVYPTKDGFTVHGWIMKPANYIAGEKYPLIVEVHGGPHTLYANTFFHEMQLLAAQGYGVLYVNPRGSHGYSQGFVDAVRGDYGGGDYEDIMAGLDYALANYDWIDEERLGLTGGSYGGFMTNWVVGHTTRFKAAVTQRSISNWISFNGVSDIGYYFTEWQMLADMNNVEKLWHHSPLKYATNVETPLLILHSERDFRCPIEQAEQLYITLKRMGKEVGFVRFPESDHNLSRTGIPSLRVERLAQITGWFEKYL
- a CDS encoding fatty acid--CoA ligase family protein, with product MNLVEKVRQQAFEQPEKTAYHFLGKGTSYGELEQTVSRFAGALEDLGVQKGDHIALLLGNTPHFIISLYASMRIGAVAIPINPIYTADEISYIIKNGDVKVVIALDMLLPLVEAGVQGFPQVTNYIICETTPDIGEKYAALSDAVKVKTKLFTQVLSGATRSVDPVEVSPDDTAIILYTSGTTGHPKGAMLTHNNLYSNARDIGDYLKMTHEDRVIATLPVFHVFALTVVVNAPLTRGATILLAPRFSPGEIFELAVTYKATVFAGVPTMFNFLYQFEGGEVSALSTLRVAISGGSSLPVSLLHNFENKFNVRISEGYGLSEASPVTCFNPIDRDRKPGSIGQAIINVENKVVDETGQEVAIGEVGELIVRGPNVMKGYYKMPEETAVTIRDGWLYTGDLARKDEEDYFFIVDRKKDLIIVGGFNVYPREVEEVLYSHSGIVEAAVVGFPDPNFGEAVHAYVVLKDPSLTVENIQEYCAQHIVKYKVPTVIEIIDELPKNTTGKILRRSLKEAMKA
- a CDS encoding FtsX-like permease family protein, producing the protein MTFLQFAYRNVFRNFRNYAAFFMATFFSVFVFFIYSMLMFHPEIESGFLGEVSIAGMVFAEIILVLFSWFFIYYSLRAFLEARSKEFAILLQLGMSRHQLGKLIFIETMTIGLFSCLLGIVFGFAFSNFFFMIVREILNLSALPLYFSWEPFVLTLFVYLSAFVIISTISMMFIPDLKIRDLIRGQQSIEIEQSYSKRNAILGIVLIVVGYSLALLTTKSSIFTYTLLIPIFVTFGTYYFFSDTTLLVIDRIKRRKHVYWKQSRMLLIADQVQVLRVNSRMFFVVTLVSTLAFLTVGVLSAMSSYTSQYDKINPIGIIYKGEIDNPYEIEHVLSIIKDLEQNGISYHMTRFSVVRQTSTFTSNPVEVFRETDVNHLLFSYKYPLVSLNSGEAMFIPYSEDSIKELRETVVHTTLKENNVALTINSVYPKMFFPAAMISSNSIIISDEDFEKLVNEFERAPDVEPGYHLFTFDIPNWAETEFVGLGIQQMVASEYVLNRNYSLPFYFENAGLNYSYILATYSLLTIVGILVVAVFLLASGSFVYFKIYANLDREKKQFNTLKRIGLTDKEMKRIVTRNLVIQFFLPWGLALMHSAFAFYVVQMVLNDYMNLSIVKEVVFSFTCFIFIQIVYFFLIRWRYISHISG